The Vigna unguiculata cultivar IT97K-499-35 chromosome 1, ASM411807v1, whole genome shotgun sequence nucleotide sequence CTAGGATTAAGGAATAATAACGACTTGTGGAATTGGTGGCCCGCATCTTAACTTGCAAATACTAATGCTTCCGTAGTTTCAACGTCGTCAATGCTGCAAGATTTTGTTGCCAACTCCCTTTAGGGTTCCTCTGTTTCGTTCTTCACACCAATGGCCAAGAAGAGAACCACACCTCACAAGAACGATGAGAAGAGGAAGACCCAATTGATAATTCACATGCCAAAACATTCTCAACAGCCAAGAAGTTCACCTCCCAAGCGTCGCACTGATTTCTCCGTGTTCACACGCACTCCCTCCTCCTTCTCTAACCCTGCTTCTGGTACCTTTTCTGCTTCTTATCAACAAGGGCTTttgaattttcttctttcacgtTTACTCTACTGCTTCCTGAATTTGGTTTCGGTATGGAATTTGATTGTTTTTCACTGTGTGGGCTTATTGTTGCTAATTGGTTTTGGTGATTATTATGTGGGAATCGTCGTTTCGTTTTTCTTTGAATTAATCGTCAACTGTTGACTGCAAAGCTAGTGCCATTCGTGCAATTCCCCGCATTTAGTTCATTTTCTGCTTTTCTGTTCGGTGCGTTTGAAAAGCATTGAATTGTTGATTTCGTATAGTAAGAAGGAATTGGTAATGGGATTATGAAATCCCTTCCTCCTTCTTTGGTCGGAAGCAGTTCGATTTGTTGTTTATTGTGTCACGTCTTCATAGATGACGATGTTTGCAAAAATTATAGGGTGGTAGCTTGTTAGCAATGTGGTTGAGCTATGAAATAAACGTGTCTACGTGCTTGTTGCTTTTCCAATTTTGCATTTGTTTGACAATGGAATGAAATCATTCTTTTGTTACCGTGCTAAATGGTTTATGTGTACTGAAAATTATTCATAACTTTTTGATTTCAATCTTCCAGTCATGTGTATTTGTGTTGGAGGAAAAGTGCAGAATATGGTGTTTTTGCATGGACCTTTACAGTCCGTATCAGAAGTCACATGCATACATTGAGATAATATGTGTTTGATAAGCtttgtcaaaattttgaaggaattaattttgtttcttagATCCATATGACTTTATTCAGGCTAGTTTTATACATTTAGTACTCTAAAactttgttgttgatgttgccAAGCATGGAGGTTTTGCCAGTAGTTTGTTCTCTTCCTTCTAACATCTTGCTGTGTAACATGtgattcaaattaaattaaccaTTCTGTTAGGATTTAAACCCAGTGTCTGTCTTTCATTGCCaaactttggttgaatttttttaaagtatactGATCTTTGATCTGACCAATTTTCATGCAGGTTCGTCTTCTGGTGAAGTGAGGTTGAGCAATGTCACTGCAAGAAGTTTGCAGGGAAAGGGAATGACAACAAAACAAGTTTCTGAAAATACAATGGTTCGATGCAGCATTTATCAAGAGGGTAGACCAGTATGTTCATCTGAGTTTTTTGATGCTGGAGTTGTTGAAGTTGATTCAGCTGTTCGAGATGAAAGTCTTGACCTTGGTAGCAATAGGTTTGTTATTGTGCAAGCGTGCTAGTACAAATAAGTAGAGTTTAAGACCTTTCGGCTTTTATGTTTCTTAGTGGActgaaacttaaaaaaagtttCTTGTTTTTATACAGGGATTATTGCAATGAAAGAAATGATATTTCCAAGATGTCAGAATCTACACTTCTTGAATCATCTGTCAGTGATAGCAGTTCTCTCGCTGCAACTCCCGGAAACGTTGTATGGGCGAGGACAGAGTGTCAATTGTGGTGGCCTGCTGAGgtatttacttttatatctgTCTTCTGGTTCATGAGTCAATATGGCATATGATAGACAAAAGGAATCCACTGATACAAAGTCCGTCATCTCTTTTTGGTATTCTTGAAGAATCTCTTGATTTTACATGCACTGCTCACTTACCACCTAAGTTCTTCAGGAAAATTCACTGACATCAGGGTATTGTAACATGCCCTTGTCTTCTTTAAAATTGGAGAActtactttcaaattttaaaatgactttccatataataattagaatagtTTATAATCAGTTTAAGCATCACGGTCTTTGCCTTTTTCCCTTTTTAATAATTGATGTACTATAATGTATTATCTTTATTATCTCGGCAAACTGTGATAgacttcatttttatttttctatttactCATTCCACCCTGTTCCTTTCTATTCCTTCGGAAAATCTTTGAGACAATGTTGACTCATGGGAGCTATAGAAGTTAAGATCAATGTTTTAGATCAATTCATGTTCActttaaattattgaatattgaACAATTTTTTCCTATTCTTATCTACGGTGCTTGATTTGTCAAAACTTTTGTCAATCTATCTGCAAAAAATATG carries:
- the LOC114166315 gene encoding uncharacterized protein LOC114166315 translates to MAKKRTTPHKNDEKRKTQLIIHMPKHSQQPRSSPPKRRTDFSVFTRTPSSFSNPASGSSSGEVRLSNVTARSLQGKGMTTKQVSENTMVRCSIYQEGRPVCSSEFFDAGVVEVDSAVRDESLDLGSNRDYCNERNDISKMSESTLLESSVSDSSSLAATPGNVVWARTECQLWWPAEIMEETSALSKPGSDGHVLVHFYGNLPSAWIDPMTDISTFEESFEARSNNPSENFQQALKQALQRKAQLSSCQKLTADSSPQSDMQERPFDNCPSRTTSKTIDDFQERRRGKRERKPKVHFDEVTYPVKSERKLRRLKIMRYLGLAAPIGSPF